The genomic DNA GGACCGTTTGCCGAGACCAAGGAGCTCGTCGCGGGATTCTGGATCATCCAGGCGAAGTCGATGGACGAGGCGATCGAGTGGATGAAGCGAGCCCCATTCCGTGGAGGCGAGGAGATCGAGATCCGCCGCGTGTTCGAGACCGAGGACTTTGGCGATTCGCTCGCGCCCGAGTACCGGGAGCAGGAGGATCGTCTGAGGGCGGCGGGCGGTTACAAGAAGTAGACAGTGTTCCCGCCGTACCAGCGCCGCGGCGGTGAGAAAGGAGACAGGACGTGCGTTTCATGATGCTGATGATTCCGAAGGGCTACGAATCGGCGCCACCGAAGCTCGAGCTGCCGGTCGATCGCGTCGAGGCCATGATGAAGTACAACGAGTCCCTCCAGAAGGCGGGCGTGC from Candidatus Eisenbacteria bacterium includes the following:
- a CDS encoding YciI family protein, with protein sequence GPFAETKELVAGFWIIQAKSMDEAIEWMKRAPFRGGEEIEIRRVFETEDFGDSLAPEYREQEDRLRAAGGYKK